One window from the genome of Natrialba magadii ATCC 43099 encodes:
- the serB gene encoding phosphoserine phosphatase SerB produces MTVVAFDFDGTLSDSEMTVLLGERCNAADEMAAITERAMNDEIGYAESLRERAALLDGLPEADATAAYEQVELRPGAADLIETLNEAGITTAILTGGFERGVAAALEREGVTVDHIVSNRLPLANGELTGDVNGPLIEGTKDDALESLANDVGAELEDTVAIGDGANDLPMLKVAGLAVGFEPKPAVEPHCDVVVSSMAEAREVLESNAVLE; encoded by the coding sequence ATGACAGTCGTCGCTTTCGACTTCGACGGGACCCTTTCGGACTCCGAGATGACGGTACTGCTCGGCGAGCGCTGTAACGCCGCCGACGAGATGGCAGCAATCACGGAACGCGCGATGAACGACGAGATCGGCTACGCCGAGAGCCTCCGCGAGCGAGCAGCCCTCCTCGACGGCTTACCAGAAGCCGACGCGACCGCCGCCTACGAGCAGGTCGAACTACGACCGGGCGCGGCGGACCTGATCGAGACGCTCAACGAGGCCGGAATCACGACCGCCATCCTGACCGGCGGCTTCGAACGCGGCGTCGCAGCGGCACTCGAGCGCGAGGGCGTCACCGTCGACCACATCGTGTCGAATCGCCTCCCGCTGGCAAACGGCGAACTCACCGGCGATGTCAACGGCCCACTAATCGAGGGCACCAAAGACGACGCACTCGAGTCGCTCGCCAACGACGTCGGTGCCGAGCTCGAGGACACCGTCGCAATCGGTGATGGCGCAAACGACCTGCCGATGCTCAAGGTCGCCGGCCTCGCGGTCGGTTTCGAGCCGAAACCGGCTGTTGAACCACACTGTGACGTCGTCGTCTCCTCGATGGCCGAAGCGCGCGAGGTACTCGAGTCCAACGCCGTACTCGAGTAA
- the serA gene encoding phosphoglycerate dehydrogenase encodes MNVLVTDPIADAGLDVLRDAGHDVETGYELEGEDLLEAVSTANGLIVRSGTEVTEDVLEAAEDLVIVGRAGIGVDNIDIEAATDNGVIVANAPEGNVRAAAEHTVAMTFAAARSIPQAHIRLKDGEWAKSEYLGAELDSKTLGVVGLGRVGQEVAKKLDSLGMDIVAFDPYISEERADRLGAELVDFEDCLARADFLTIHTPLTPETEGMIGPDELDLLEGGYVVNVGRGGIIQEDALATKVEDGTVAGAALDVFAEEPLSPESPLLEHDDVIVTPHLGASTEAAQENVATSTAEQVNAALAAEPVANALNAPSIDESAFPRLEPYIDIAETGGKVAAQLLDDRIEDIEVTYEGDIADEDIEFVTASALKGVFEPLEWQVNAVNAPQIAEDRGVDVTESKTRQAEDFQSLISVTVSNDDESITVDGTLFAGDDPRIVRVDGYRVDAIPHGKMVVTRNTDEPGVIGLIGTVMGKHGVNIAGMFNAREAHGGEALTVYNVDSQVPDAAKDELNEDDRIIGVDYITLNGQN; translated from the coding sequence ATGAACGTGCTCGTCACGGACCCCATCGCAGACGCGGGTCTTGACGTACTCAGAGACGCCGGCCACGACGTCGAAACGGGCTACGAACTCGAGGGCGAGGATCTCCTCGAAGCGGTGTCTACCGCCAACGGGCTCATCGTCCGCTCCGGAACGGAAGTCACCGAAGATGTGCTCGAAGCCGCCGAGGACCTGGTCATCGTCGGCCGCGCCGGGATCGGCGTCGATAACATCGACATCGAGGCCGCGACCGACAACGGCGTCATCGTCGCCAACGCGCCAGAAGGAAACGTCCGCGCCGCAGCAGAGCACACCGTCGCGATGACGTTCGCCGCCGCGCGCTCGATTCCGCAGGCCCACATCCGCCTGAAGGACGGCGAGTGGGCTAAAAGCGAGTATCTCGGTGCCGAACTCGACAGCAAGACGCTCGGCGTCGTCGGCCTCGGCCGTGTCGGCCAGGAGGTCGCGAAAAAGCTCGACTCGCTCGGCATGGACATCGTCGCGTTCGACCCCTACATCTCCGAGGAGCGCGCCGACCGTCTCGGTGCCGAACTCGTCGACTTCGAGGACTGCCTTGCCCGCGCCGACTTCCTCACTATCCACACGCCGCTAACCCCCGAAACCGAGGGGATGATCGGCCCCGACGAACTCGACCTGCTGGAAGGTGGCTACGTCGTCAACGTCGGCCGTGGCGGCATCATTCAGGAGGATGCCCTCGCCACCAAAGTCGAGGACGGCACCGTCGCCGGCGCAGCGCTCGACGTCTTCGCGGAGGAACCCCTCTCACCGGAGTCGCCGCTGCTCGAACACGACGACGTCATCGTCACGCCCCATCTCGGTGCCTCGACCGAGGCAGCCCAGGAGAACGTCGCAACCTCGACGGCCGAGCAGGTCAACGCCGCACTCGCTGCGGAGCCGGTCGCGAACGCGCTCAACGCGCCCTCGATCGACGAGAGCGCCTTCCCGCGTCTCGAGCCGTACATCGATATCGCCGAAACTGGCGGCAAGGTCGCCGCACAACTCCTCGATGACCGCATCGAGGACATCGAAGTTACTTACGAGGGCGACATCGCGGACGAGGACATCGAGTTCGTCACGGCCTCTGCACTGAAGGGCGTCTTCGAACCGCTGGAGTGGCAGGTCAACGCGGTCAACGCGCCACAGATCGCCGAAGACCGCGGCGTCGACGTGACGGAGTCGAAGACCCGCCAGGCCGAGGACTTCCAGAGCCTGATTTCGGTGACAGTCAGCAACGACGACGAGTCGATCACCGTCGACGGAACGCTCTTCGCGGGCGACGACCCACGCATCGTTCGCGTCGACGGCTACCGCGTGGACGCGATCCCGCACGGAAAGATGGTCGTCACGCGCAACACGGACGAACCGGGCGTCATCGGCCTCATCGGAACCGTGATGGGCAAACACGGCGTCAACATCGCCGGCATGTTCAACGCCCGCGAGGCCCACGGTGGAGAGGCACTGACGGTGTACAACGTCGACAGCCAGGTGCCCGACGCGGCCAAGGACGAGCTCAACGAGGACGACCGGATCATCGGTGTCGATTACATCACGCTGAACGGGCAGAACTGA
- the hisI gene encoding phosphoribosyl-AMP cyclohydrolase, translated as MDDNGDVAVEFGEDGLVPAVAQDAETGEVLMLAYVSPEALKRTRETGRAHYYSRSRDELWEKGATSGHVQDVREVRVDCDADTLLYLVDQEGGACHTGHRSCFYRTIDGETVGEAVFDPDAVYADGGTVDETAHVDERDEPTTESE; from the coding sequence ATGGACGACAACGGCGACGTTGCGGTCGAGTTCGGCGAGGACGGCCTCGTCCCCGCGGTCGCACAGGACGCCGAGACAGGCGAGGTCCTCATGCTCGCCTACGTCTCCCCGGAGGCCCTAAAGCGCACGCGCGAAACCGGTCGCGCACACTACTACTCGCGCAGTCGGGACGAACTCTGGGAGAAGGGCGCGACGAGCGGCCACGTTCAGGACGTCCGCGAGGTGCGCGTTGACTGCGACGCCGACACGCTGCTCTATCTGGTCGACCAGGAGGGCGGCGCGTGTCACACCGGCCACCGCTCGTGTTTCTACCGCACCATCGACGGCGAGACGGTCGGCGAGGCCGTGTTCGATCCGGACGCAGTCTACGCGGACGGCGGAACGGTCGACGAGACGGCCCACGTCGACGAGCGTGACGAACCAACCACCGAATCCGAGTAA
- a CDS encoding DUF7118 family protein: MSERVHNTHDHNAADDTETDRRDGHDQLDSAQLDDLEAARDRFERATQRIEDHGGDAVHEAAAAYRDADELLTQYVDRATGTGRENFKAYVELEGKFSTLVENLPDDLKGRSAFDDALDAIDKRRLSESDFERAHDALEPAAQYAELLDEREAAREAIDDARTAAAKRRRELEREISDHERLLELGTADIDAPVERLREPVEAYNDAIREAFTEYRLETPAREVFALVERSQWYPFVGFRQPPADLKAYIEESSDGEYSIPKLLEFADYSHSKLEHYVEDADVLKRRVATQQTYLDGIDAEALTIDWPPEPAGALERRVREYRPFVARVADEETVTQLREIRLRTYDDEYDRLQTAAQAVEQLTSEERKRLANGALADDLDSLRAEKAALESALDVDDPV; this comes from the coding sequence ATGAGTGAACGCGTCCACAACACCCACGACCACAACGCCGCTGACGACACCGAGACCGACCGTCGGGACGGCCACGACCAGCTCGACTCCGCACAACTCGACGACCTCGAGGCCGCCCGCGACCGATTCGAACGCGCAACCCAGCGCATCGAGGACCACGGCGGAGACGCCGTCCACGAGGCCGCAGCCGCCTACCGCGACGCCGACGAACTGCTCACCCAGTACGTCGACCGCGCGACCGGCACCGGCCGCGAGAACTTCAAGGCCTACGTCGAACTCGAGGGCAAGTTCTCCACGCTCGTCGAGAACCTCCCCGACGATCTGAAGGGGCGGTCGGCGTTCGACGACGCGCTGGATGCCATCGACAAACGCCGGCTCAGCGAGTCCGACTTCGAGCGCGCCCACGACGCACTCGAGCCCGCCGCACAGTACGCCGAACTGCTCGACGAACGCGAGGCCGCCCGCGAGGCGATCGACGACGCCCGCACCGCAGCCGCCAAGCGCCGGCGCGAGCTCGAACGCGAAATCAGCGACCACGAACGGCTGCTCGAACTCGGCACCGCCGACATCGACGCGCCGGTCGAACGACTGCGAGAGCCGGTCGAGGCCTACAACGATGCGATCCGCGAGGCGTTCACCGAGTACCGACTCGAGACGCCCGCTCGCGAAGTGTTCGCCCTCGTCGAGCGTAGTCAGTGGTACCCGTTCGTCGGCTTCAGACAGCCACCGGCAGATCTCAAAGCGTACATCGAAGAGAGTTCCGACGGCGAGTATTCGATCCCGAAGCTACTCGAGTTCGCCGACTACTCACACTCGAAGCTCGAGCACTACGTGGAGGATGCGGACGTGCTCAAGCGCCGTGTCGCGACCCAGCAGACGTATCTGGACGGGATCGATGCCGAGGCGTTGACGATCGACTGGCCGCCCGAACCTGCGGGGGCACTCGAGCGCCGTGTTCGAGAGTACCGGCCGTTCGTCGCCCGCGTGGCTGACGAGGAGACGGTCACACAGCTTCGCGAGATTCGTCTGCGGACGTACGACGATGAGTACGACCGGCTCCAGACGGCCGCCCAGGCGGTCGAACAGCTTACTTCCGAGGAGCGCAAGCGACTCGCAAACGGTGCGCTCGCCGACGACCTCGACTCTCTGCGCGCAGAAAAGGCGGCACTCGAGTCGGCGCTGGATGTTGACGATCCGGTGTAG
- a CDS encoding polysaccharide deacetylase family protein gives MKRRTYLTTTSATAVGLALAGCMGGEESDEDPTDENGGDADTGNGDDDGNGGDGGGESGLVGTFDDFESIDEWEAFQDIGAIDADSERSYDGSQSMILAPDPEDGQIRARRSLDDPIDIRDVVPGLAMTADDDGIVLIQLQDEDGDYVEYSQQVMSDMPLARKNFGLTRVRGEPDLSEIMVLQIIRWFGDGDDDGDEDSRMWVDDFHFVQKPNAGKVMLQFHGGYENHHSEALPRVSEYGFPATTFVPTDRVRSDVAVEGDRLTEDQIADLANDGWTIGSHSHFGTHVRNIGPDEMEENITEPVDWLEDEGYADDGLFFAFPGSQYTESAYELVQDNYDLAFAGQTQAQGYAGNPHLCSTVSNPAPGEAADLLDWTATHGGITSLAFYQLEEEEAIEGLEETLEELDAHVEAGDLEVITPAEMADEYVH, from the coding sequence ATGAAACGACGAACGTATCTCACAACGACATCAGCTACGGCCGTTGGGCTCGCACTCGCGGGCTGTATGGGCGGTGAAGAGAGCGATGAAGACCCCACCGACGAGAACGGTGGCGATGCCGATACCGGGAACGGTGACGACGATGGCAACGGCGGTGACGGCGGCGGCGAATCCGGGCTGGTCGGCACCTTCGACGACTTCGAATCCATCGACGAATGGGAGGCATTTCAGGACATCGGCGCAATCGACGCCGATAGCGAACGGTCGTACGACGGTTCGCAATCGATGATTCTCGCGCCGGATCCAGAAGACGGCCAGATTCGGGCCCGGCGCTCGCTCGATGATCCAATCGACATTCGGGACGTTGTCCCGGGCCTCGCGATGACCGCGGACGACGACGGTATCGTTCTGATCCAACTACAGGACGAAGATGGTGACTACGTCGAGTACAGCCAGCAGGTGATGTCGGACATGCCGTTGGCTCGCAAGAACTTCGGGCTCACACGCGTCCGCGGTGAACCGGACCTGAGTGAGATCATGGTCTTGCAGATTATCCGCTGGTTCGGCGACGGTGACGACGATGGCGACGAGGACAGCCGGATGTGGGTCGACGACTTCCACTTCGTCCAGAAGCCAAACGCTGGCAAAGTGATGCTCCAGTTCCACGGCGGCTACGAGAACCACCACTCCGAAGCGCTGCCGCGCGTCTCCGAGTACGGCTTCCCGGCGACCACGTTCGTGCCAACCGATCGCGTCCGTTCTGACGTGGCGGTCGAAGGCGACCGACTCACCGAAGACCAGATTGCGGATCTCGCCAACGACGGCTGGACGATCGGCAGCCACTCACACTTCGGAACGCACGTCAGAAATATCGGCCCGGACGAAATGGAGGAGAACATCACCGAACCGGTCGACTGGCTCGAGGACGAGGGATACGCCGACGACGGCCTCTTCTTCGCGTTCCCTGGCTCGCAGTACACCGAGTCCGCCTACGAACTCGTCCAGGACAATTACGACCTCGCGTTCGCCGGCCAAACACAGGCACAGGGCTATGCCGGCAATCCACACCTCTGCTCGACAGTGTCGAACCCTGCGCCCGGCGAAGCGGCTGATCTACTCGACTGGACGGCGACCCACGGCGGCATCACGTCGCTTGCGTTCTACCAACTCGAGGAGGAGGAGGCGATCGAAGGCCTCGAAGAAACGCTCGAAGAACTCGATGCCCACGTCGAAGCCGGCGATCTGGAGGTCATTACGCCGGCGGAGATGGCCGACGAGTACGTGCACTGA